From a single Eleginops maclovinus isolate JMC-PN-2008 ecotype Puerto Natales chromosome 20, JC_Emac_rtc_rv5, whole genome shotgun sequence genomic region:
- the LOC134883264 gene encoding olfactory receptor class A-like protein 1, with the protein MPSEELVRGVLYLSLTVVGVPGNASVILAFLLLLYQENRLLPADAIVLHLACVNLLVVGVRCLLETLASFSLTSIFGDLGCKSVIFVYRTSRSLSIWITFLLSTYQCLSITPPGSRWASIRTLLARYLGFIFLFLWVLNICMSSASILFSFGTKNESSPTIHGINIQFCYVSFPSKLSKEANGIAQVVRDVVPMALMTLASLIILVFLYKHSQQVKGLRSSSGGGGGAEQRAAKVVVALVSLYVVLYGVDNGLWVYTLSVRETMPSSLISDLRIFFSSLYAALSPMVIIASNRKVNGRLRCIVQDKPVHEKDTSLTNM; encoded by the coding sequence ATGCCATCAGAGGAGTTGGTCCGAGGGGTGCTCTACTTGTCCCTCACCGTTGTGGGAGTCCCAGGTAATGCTAGCGTCATCCTGGCATTCCTTCTCTTGCTTTACCAGGAGAACCGCCTCCTCCCAGCTGATGCCATCGTCCTGCACCTGGCCTGCGTCAACCTGCTGGTGGTGGGTGTTCGCTGTCTGCTGGAGACCCTGGCCTCCTTCAGCCTGACCAGCATTTTTGGAGACCTAGGCTGCAAATCTGTCATCTTCGTGTACAGAACATCCCGTTCACTCTCAATCTGGATCACCTTCCTCCTGAGTACCTACCAGTGCCTGAGCATTACCCCTCCCGGCTCTCGCTGGGCTTCCATCCGCACCTTGTTGGCCCGCTATTTGGGCTTTATATTCCTTTTCCTCTGGGTGCTCAACATCTGCATGAGCTCAGCATCCATACTCTTCTCATTTGGCACCAAAAATGAGTCCAGCCCAACAATCCATGGCATCAACATACAATTCTGCTATGTAAGTTTTCCTTCAAAGTTGTCCAAAGAAGCAAACGGGATAGCTCAGGTGGTCCGGGATGTGGTTCCCATGGCCCTCATGACTTTAGCCAGTCTGATTATCCTAGTCTTTCTTTACAAGCACAGCCAGCAGGTGAAGGGGCTCCGCAGCAgcagtggtggtgggggtggtgCCGAGCAAAGAGCTGCCAAAGTTGTGGTAGCCCTTGTGAGCTTGTATGTGGTTCTTTATGGGGTGGATAATGGACTTTGGGTGTATACTCTCAGTGTGAGGGAGACCATGCCTTCCTCACTGATCTCTGACCTGCGCATATTCTTCTCCTCACTCTACGCAGCGCTAAGCCCCATGGTCATTATTGCCTCTAACAGGAAGGTGAATGGCAGGTTGAGGTGTATAGTGCAGGATAAGCCTGTTCATGAGAAAGACACAAGTCTTACTAATAtgtga